CACGACCTGTTCCAAATATAATATTAAGTTCCCAGCCGAAATTCCAATATTTACACAAAATAGGCAGAAATTAACCGAGAGCCATTAACACGCTCATCATTGCCTAACTTCGAAATGGTCCACATTTCAACCCTAGAACCAGCAGCCGTAACTATACCTTCCCACAGATTAAACAACTTAATCCAACGGCCGGATTCTACATAAATTAACCGCCAAAAATACTAACTTCGGAAATTCATAAACCTATCCAAAACTCATCCAAAAATTCCATAACTCACTTCAATAAACTCCCCTTAATATTCCAAATTTAACAACATTAAAATCTCCCAATCGGCGGCTCCGCCGGCAGCGGCGGCCGGAGGCCAATTCCGGCGACCTCCAATTCCTATGAAATTTTAACTGCATCTTCCTCTCATCATGCTCTACAACTTTCCTAACTAGCACAAACCCAAAATCCAAGCCTAGCTATGCCAATCGAACAAAAACATCAAAAACGCCCTAGAGCTTCCACCTCAAATTTCTCCTTACCTGAAGCAAACCGGAGTGAGTCCTTTTAGGGCAAGGTTGCTGGGTTGGAGACCTACAAAACCATACCAAGCTTGCCCGGATTGGTGGCCGGAGGAGGGAGNNNNNNNNNNNNNNNNNNNNTCCGCACATAATCGTCCATGAAACCTCTCTAGAGACCAATTAAACTATTAACTCAATGTTCGAGACGGTAAAATTCTTATTATAATCACGCTAGTAAAAAAAAGTAAAAATATAAGGGTCGGGATGTGACAGCAGCTGTGAGCCTTAGAAATTTTACGAAGCTTAAGTGGAGTCACCGAAGGAAAGTAACTCATAAGTTTAAAAAGGAAATGCTCATGATATTTTCAAGAAGTTTCCTGAGAGACCCCAGACATAGGTCAAAAGAGACCACATATGTAACATCTAACCCATTGGATCTCATAGATCTTGCCTTCCAGAAACGTAGCCAGAAGCCACCGAAACCTCTAAACATTGAAACCACCGCGCCACCACCACTTTCTACGGCCATTAGAAAAGGTCCACCGTCCTCGTCACACCATTTTGAAGCAACCCTAACCTCACTAATACGTAACAAAAAAAAAGCCAACCCAGATCGGGAAACCTGATTCAGGCAAACCAACACCGCCACGTACTCATCGTAGCTGTGAACCGCTACTCCAGCGCACCTCTAATCTCACACCGCCACTCCTCCTCGATGAGTAGATATCAATGACAGAGCAGCAAAACGACGACGCCATTAGTTCTCGACCTGCCATTCGAAAACAACATGATTCTCTCCTTTCACCACCACCAACCTAGAAAGCTCGAATGCCAACCGACCATTAGCGTATCTAGTTCGAAGATAACGTCATCAATCGGGTTGTAGACAGGGACAAAAAAAACTTTTCAAAACCCCTAAACTCCTAAAGGATTTACAGAGCGAAGAGGCCCATTTAGATATAAGTAATTAGATTTATAAATGTTCAATGGTTCAGAATTATCCAGGGACCAAGATTTGAAAATCCACCGGGCCAGGTTTTTATTTGTAAATGAAAATTATTCAAAAATAATGAAAGTTCCCAAAAAATTTCACCTTCAAAAATTTTCATATTCATATAAAAGAAGTTGATATCTGTAAGCTCTAATACGGTAGACTCAACTTGTTTTCTAAATGGCATTGATTTCACATGTGCTCTTTGTGGTACTGTAATTGAAGATATTAATCATTTGTTTAGATCTTTTCCTTTTTTCATATTCGGTTTGGACTTCTGCTAGCAACTTGCCTTCCCCCTCCAACTTTCCTAATGTGGAGGTTTGGCTTGAAAATATCATGATAACGAGTCTGGCTTTGTGTTTGAAGATTGTGTTCTAGTGTGCTGGTAGATTTAGAAGCTCGAAACAACACCATCTTCTGATCTGCTCAGTCAACTCTCACCTCAGTTGTTATGTTGCGGCCTCTACCTGTGTTTCCTACCACAAAATTAATGGTCATTTTGTGGCTCCTACTTCAAAAGCTGCTGATTTCATTTGGATCCCTCCTACTCCAAATTGGGTGAAGCTTAACTTTGATTGCTTTGTCATTTCCACCTCTGGTGCTACTATCTTTATTAGAAACTCTTTGGGGTTCGCTTAGTTGTTGGTGCACGTCATCTTCATACTACTAGTGTATTGATTGTTGAAATGTTGTGCCCTTAAAGATGGTCTAGCTGGTGCTAAAAAGTTTAACTTCAAGTCTATTATGGTCGAAGGAGATTCCCTCTTAACGATCAATTATGTCAATGATACATGTGAAGTACCTTGATGTCTCAAATCTCATATTCAAGATGTACTTTATGTTGCTAGTGAGTTTGATAATATCGGCTTTGTTCAGGCTTTCCGAGAAGCCAACTTCTTGATGGATGGTCTTGCAAATCTCGGCATGGTTTCCACTCTCAACCTGCGCAGGCTTTACATTTTGATTAGCCGGATTAGCAACCATATATAACAAAAAAAATCATCTAAACTAGTGTTTGATTGGTTAGAGCATCTCCAGTAATATTGCTAAACTGAAAATTTATCAATTTTTGAGGTGAATTGATGCTCCAGTAGAATACATAAACCATTGCTAAATTTGATAATTGTTAAATGACTAAATGAAATTGACAAATTTGTCAATGATCCATACATAACTAAAGTAATTGTTAAATTTTTTCTCTCTCTTCTCTTGCACACATGTCACTTTACAATTTGTTAAAACATAAAATATAACAATTACTGATTGAGCAACATTGTTAAATCGATACCTAAATTTTAAAATTATTGTTAAATATATTAATTTTTAAATCTCACCGCTGGAGATGCTCTAAGATAACCCTAAGATAAAAAATTTAAATCTTTTCAATATCAAATTCCTCTTAAAAAAGGTCGGATGATCCTTGTATCTCAACATCGTGGCTCTCCCATACATGCTATCGTTCTAGTTCGGATCTGCTTCGTTGAATCGATTGGTATTTTTGTGTAGATCTAGCCCCTAGAGGCCGGCGAGCTCGAGAGGCGAGGTGTAGCCCAAAAAACCCTCGATCAAGCTGACGTCAAGCTGTCATGGAGAAACACTCCCACTCGCACTTTGGTCAGAGGACGAACTCGTGAGTGGACCATCGGAAGGCAACAGCCTCAGAGGCACAGTTGTCGCAAAGTCATGGCCAATGGTAGTGATGGAAGCGACGCCGAGCTGAGAGAGGGCTTAGAATTTGTCGTCAGTGCCGACAAGGCTTAGAAGAAGAAAATGAAATAAGAACCACGCTAATTGTAATAGATCGAATTTCATGCCAACTCTTGGGATGCAGAATTGGGGAGATCCATATGATTGTAGTGGAAGAAGATGTAGAATGAAAGAATATGTATTTTGTACTCATCCATTTCACCTCTTATCCTCTTATACCAAACATGCATATGGAAATTAAGAATCAAACAAAACCAATCTTATGAATTTTACATCCGTTTGGACCTAAAATTAGTCCACATTATTAAGCTACACTTTTATTCAACTCTTTATTCTTTCATCCATCAGTCGGGTGTACACTTTTATTCAACTGAGCTACATTCGAAACCCATATTTATATCTCTGTAGGAGGAGCGGCATGTAAACCTGGGCAGTAACACTTGCCCGTCAAACATTTCCACGTTGGACTACATTTAACTGAAGGATATAGACTCGCACAATCACTATCTTTGGAACAAGTAGGATTAGGTGGTGAACCTATGGAGCCTCTCGCCTCAACAGCTAACTGCATACCTGCGCAAAAAGAGTTTCAAGTTTTAAGGTCCAGAATATAGTTTAAGAACACTAATATCATGCTAGTATAGACAAAGACGATCTTTGATAAATTTACTGGTAGAAGAAATTAAGAATATAAATAGGCTTTAAAAACAATCCAGAGCAAGAGAATACTGAAATATGAAATCTACGTTGTTGTAAACTAGCACACTTGGGCTATATGTTCGGCACACAGAAAATTATATTCATCGAAATGATAAGGGTTATGTTCTTGTAATAGCCTAACCATTGAACATAAGCAATTTTGGTTTAAATGAGACTTTGTCCTTTAAAAGCTAATTTATAGTATACGAATTGTACTTACCAAGTGCAATGACGAAGAGTAGAACCACAAAAGCAATACTTGCAGAGAATTTGCCCATGGCTAGTCGAAAACTTGGAATCGTAAGATAACGGGAATGCTTCTTTAGTTAATTTGGTTGGGGCTTTGTGTTTACTGCTTAGAACTAATGGACTGTTTTATAGCACTAGCAGGTGAACCTATTAGAGTAAACTAATAAATATTACATATTCATAGACGGGTGATGTATGGTTCAAAATGTATAGACCTCAAGTCAAACCAGTATTGATAATATGGTCCAATATGGATGATTATATTCTATATACATTAAAATTGAAATTTTGTTTCTGTTTCTTTACTCTTTCCTTGAACAAATTAAAATATATAATAAGAGTTTTACTTACTTTTTTAAAAGAGAAAATGATAATTTGATACTAAATATGTCAAAATACACTGAATCACATTCTCATAGATGACACGGTAGATAATATTCAATGTATAAGTGTCTTTAATTTTTTTTAAGGGAAAAAATACTTTTATTAATGAGTACGCATGTCGTGCATGAGGGCATCTTGGATGAATTCAGGAGCATGAACATACCAATCTCTAGTTACATTGTCTTCATAACTGAAACTAGCAAGTCTATGAGCTACTCTATTGGCTTGTCTTGGAGCATAGACCACTTTACAATCCTGAATACTACTCACTAGACTTCTAATATCATGAACTAATACACCTAGAGAAGATAGGTCACAAGCTAAAGCATTAACAGCCTGACCAATCATCAAGCAGTCACTCTCAATAGTGACTGACTGGAGCTGTAACGCATGTACCAAATGCAGTCCTTTTTGCATCGCAACTAACTCAATGTGAAGAGGAGAAGAAATAAATGCTTGCCTTGCTGCAAAACAAGCTTGAAACTGCCCATGGGAGTCCCTTATCACACCCCAGCGCCACCAAAATTGAAATTGGGAGAAATCTGCCATCAGTATTCAGCTTCAAACAATTTGCAGCTGGACGAGTCCAGAACTTCACTTTTTGAGCAGAAGGAGCTTTTGAATCACCCTGTGATAGATTAGCTTTAATATAATCGTCATACCATGCCATAGAAGAAGCAATAAGACTTTGAACAAAATGCGCCTTATTTCTCCAAAGAATATTGTTCCGATTAAGCCAAATACTCCACAATAAGATTAGAAACTTATCAAAGAGTATAGGTGCTAAAACCTGAGACTGCAAGAGAAGCCAATCCTTCCAAGTACTTGAAGATAGATGCCGGAAAGGAGAAAGGAGAAGCAGAGAAGATTTCCTTTGCAATTCGGCAATCACGAAACAAATGCTCAAGAGTCTCTACCCCTTTGTTGCACACACAACAACTTAGAGGGCCCTCATAACCTTTTGCAGTTAACGCCATGCGTGTGGGGAGTAAATTATGCACTAATCTCCAACCGAAAATGGCTACCTTACTACGAACCTTAGCTCTCCAAAGGGCTCTCTAGATGTTCCCATACGGATCCCCATTAGAAGTGGACTCAAAGACATTACCAAGTAACAATTCTCTAGCTATAGTAGAAGCTGATTTCACCGAGAATAGTCCCCTGACATTTAACTTCCAAGCCACTCTATATTGACCAAACATGCGACTGAGAGCAATAGTAAGAATCTGATCGACTACTATGTTTATTTAGTTCGTAATTAACCAAGAAAAATTATGCTTGATCATCCTTGTATATGATTCCAATCATGAAAAAATTTCCATATAGATAAATAAGGTTATGTTCAATCTACTCATACACAACCAACATTTTACTAAAATGAGTTTTCTCACTTTGAACCCTAGCCTGCGAGGCTTTGCAATCCAGCTGTGGTGGCCTGTCACACTATGGTCCCGACGTCGATGGGTTTTACGCACCGGACGCCGATCTCGAGGCGTGAACGAGTGTTACAAAGAGGAATGTAAACAAAAGCACTAACATCTAGTCTCTTCACTCTAGGCTCGTCGTCTAACCATTTCCCCGTTCAGTACAACCTAAGTACTTTTCTGTAAAAAAATATCAGAGATGGGTGGGTGAGCATAACCACGCACACAGTGAGTATACTAATGTAATATGCCCGTAAAGCCATGTCATTTTACTCACGCTGCAAAATACGTATATCGTATACGTACACATCAGTTCACGCAATTCATCACATCGCACAATCCATTCTTATTGGATATCCTTCAATTTAGTGATCCCTACGGGAACCTAATGGTCTTCATGTTCGATACCTCCGTGTGTCACATTCTAACTTCGGCGTAACCAATCAAGAAGTTCATATGTTCCATGACTAGTCAAACAATAGATCCAACACATAATTATATATAAACTCTGCATATTTCACAATATCGACATGCTTCACTCGAAAATAGAAAGATATTTCCTAAATAAATCAAAATCATGTTTTCGACTATTTTGATAACAAATAAGAATATTTGAAACATATTACACAAATTTACTAATCTCGTCAATACGAATCCCCACCAAGAATATCGATCGTAAACCAAGTCTCCTAAAACGAGCCATCTAGAAATCACTATTGGATCTAACTCAAACCTCAAGGATATAAAGATGATATCGAGATGAACTCGTAGCTCTTCGCGGATTCAGAATTAGAGTTACAGATCAAAAGTTATGATCCGCATAAGTTTAAACCGTAAATCTAGAGAGAGAAAGAAGAGAGAAATGAGGAGAGAGAGAATTCTCTCCGAAAATTGTTGAGAAAACAGCTGAGACAAGTCAGCTATTTATAAGGTTGGAAGCCGACATGAAAGAGTCGGTGTGGTGATTTGGCCAAAGATTGGGTTACACTTGTCAAAAGCTAAGAGATTGTTTCTTTTTCATTCTGCCACTTGTCAGAAACAAATGGGATGACTTGCCCATGTAACACCACGTGATCAGCTGCTATGCTTGCTCACTGAGTAAAGTCTTTTGACCAATGGGAAAGCGCCACATCAACGCTTCGATCAATTCCGACGAAACTTTGACGAAACTTCAACGAATCGTTAAAAATAGCTTGAGAGTCTGAAAAATTCACTGAAAAATACGACGAATTCGTGGCGACCTCTACTTTCTATTTTTAAGAAGAAAAATCAATTTTAAGAAATTTTAAAAATCGGAATGTTACATTGCCGAAAATGGTTTTCGTCCATGTTGTCATGACCTTATAAAGTTGTTCTAATGTGCCAACCTTTCGTTTGGATCAGACAAAGCATTTTTCCTGAAACTGTCATCACCTGAGGACTTTGAGAATGAGAAGGAATTTCATTGGAAACCATATATGTGGAACTCCAGGGATAGGTGGGTGCGAGAATTGGCTCAACTCGTATGAGTGGGCCTTGGCTTAAGGCAATTCCATGTTGGGTAAGTGAGAGTGCCTCATGTCCTTAGGGTGTTTGGCTCTCCAATAGCCGAATTTTGACAACGACAGAGGGCTGCGCGGTTGAACATAAAGCGATTCACACTTTCTTTTAGAAGAAGAACCGAATGGTGTGAGATGGGAGTTGCATGTGATGATCAGATTGTGGCACGAGCAAGACTTCTATGCCTCCGCCCCCCCCCCCCCCCCCCGGCCCATTGTTTTGTATTGATGGCAACGTCTAAAGAGATAGGGAGCAGCGTTTTGCTAAGGCACCTGTGAGCCCTAAAAAATCTACCGAGCGTTTTATTATTATTAATTTCACTAAATGGTTGTTGCCACCTGGTGGCAGGATGAGACTAAATGTCGCTGAAATTACTTTTTAGTGTCAACATAGCAGGAAAATTACATTATTAGACATTAAGATTTGTAATTACATTACATATTTAGCGATCTTTTCATTATGTCACCGTTGTGATAAAACAATTGAAGTTGTCATTAGTGTAATACTCTTTGCTAGTTGGTGCTTGTTAGGATACATATATTTTATAAAATTTCTCTATATTATCTCGAGACTTTGTAAACAGAGGTTTAGGTTTCATGTCTCCCCTTATATTTAGTTTCAATAAAAGATTGAGAACAGTCGCACCAACCCTTAATTCAAAAAATAAAAATAAAAATTATGTGAATTTTCTAATTTCGTTTTCTGCCTGTTATTCTTATTCTCACTCCCATCTTCTTACTTTTTTATCCACCTCGCACATTAAGTTTTTTGTTTTTCTTGTTCCAATATTTTTAATTACCAATTTGTCCTTCATATGGTAGATTATATATTTTTAAGTTTTAATCATCAAGGACGTTGCAGGTAATTTAAAAAATTAATCATTTAAATAATAATTTTAATTACCCATAATTATTTGCTTTTTTAATAAATATTTATTAATAAAGATATTGTCCTTCTTGTCAATAAGATGATTGCAATGGGTTTGTGAGTAATTTCAACCTGTATGAATGATGCATGCGCATGGTGACTGTGCTTGGCTTTCCGTCTAACACGTATCGACGCCCAGTCATCCTTCAGCTTTTTGTCTGCATCCTTCAACCTCAGCGACGCATTTGTAAAATTGCAAAAGAAATGATTAATCTAGTTGCTAATTCGAGTAATTCCAGACTAAAACAATATCTAATCAAACTTAAATACAATAGACGTGTACACTAACACCATGACGCATCAGCATCAGTCGACGTGAGGAAGGATATATGAGTGGAGAGCATACTGTGCCAAAGCAAAAGAAAACCGAAAGGGTGAAAGGAAGCCAAACCCACAAAACCCAGAAACCATTTGATGGTTTTCTTTCACTGACTGGAATTCTATACAGAGTTATCTATCTTTGAACAGGTAAAGCTTAAGCTTTTTGTGTTGCCAACTTTTAGTTTTGATTAGTTGAGGTGGGTTCTTAGCTTCTTGAAGTTTTTGGGTGAAGTTTGTATCTGGGTTTCGATTGAAATTTGTGGGTTAGAATCAAGTTGCAGTCTTTATTCAGTTGTGTTTTTCTTGTTTGTTAGTTTCTGTTTTGGTTCTTTGAGGTGGGTGGAGGGTAGGTTTGTTTTTGGCGGTGTTCTTGTTTATTTATCTCTTAATAATAAGTGATATCTTTGTCAAGCTACTTATTAGTTTATTTTCTGGAATTTTAAAATTGAGTTTGTTTATTTTCTATTGCAATTCAGCTAATGAATTCCAGAGGTCCTATACCTTACTTTCATGTTAAGTTCAATTAGTAACATAATATGATATTGGAATATGCTGCATAGTTTTTGCTGAGTAAAACTTCATATCAATTGTCAATCATGGATTGAGTTGCTATTGTACACAGCTTGTGGTTTGTAGAGTGATAGTATCATCTGTTTAGTTTCTATTTCTGCTAATTAGCACCAGAGGTATGTATCTCTCTGTTCTGTGGCACCAGGCTCTGGTAATTATGCACCAGTCTCATTGTTCTGCAATAAACATTCGATCTTTAAGCTTTATATATCATATCTCTTGTTGTTTGATTGCATATACAGTCTAAATTCAAAGATTAGGAATTTAGGATCCATGAAACTAGATATTTTAGAGAATTTTGGTACACTAATTATCACTACGTGTTCAGTATTTAGTCTGTTTTACGCGTTTACTCACTAAACATATTATCCAATTTATTTTGTAACATATAATCTCCTTAAATCAAAGGAGCATACTAAGTATTTAAAGTTATACCAATATTCTTCAACATCTTTGTCAACTAACAGGAAGCTCTGCACCATTCTTTGCTGGTTTTTGGTGAATAATAACAGCAGGGAATGGGAGGTTGCTGCTGTTCTTCCAGAAAAGCTCATCTCAATGGAGCACCTGTGTATTTCTATGTATGTATATCTTCCTTTTCACTCCATCATCTCTTTGTCTCGTAAGATTGCGTGGGTATCAGTCCAGGGCTGCTAATGGGAAACAGTTTTATTGTATAATACTGGGAAAGACTTTCTGCTAGTTTCTTCTTTTGAAATAACAGTTATTCTATTTGCACATTAACTTATCATCTGATATTGAATACAAACTCCAATCTTCAGTGCTCACCAGCTTTGGAAGAGGAAGAATCCCTAACATCCCGTGATGTTGCAGCCTCTGCAATAACTGCAGGAATCCTAGTTAATCTGGGTCTGGAAACATCAACACCAGACACTTACAGATCCCCTCCTACACCCCTGCCATATGATATGGTCTTCGGATGTCCACAATCAACAGATTCTGATTCTGTCAGAGACACAAATAGTTGTAGTAGTTTTAAAACTTCTACTTGTGGAGATCCTGAGGAATCAGACTGCAAAGTTCTTGAAAATTCTTTACCAGTTTCACCAAAGAAGCTAAAACTTTCAGCCTCGAATGAAGCTAATGTTTTAGCAGGAGAAGATGAGGATGATTGTCCAATTTGTCTTGAAGGTGATAAGAATGGAATTAGTTTTATTATTTTATTTCCAGTATGATTCTCTAGGAATCAAACTTGGTAAATAAAGAAACGATAAACTTCTGCATTGATATTATAACTGCTGTCATAACTAATCATTCAAGTTTGTGTATTTAAATGCAGAGTATGAAAGAGAGAATCCTGAATTCACCACAAAATGCGGACACCACTATCACCTCTCCTGCATTCTTGAGTGGATGGAAAGAAGTGACGCCTGTCCTATATGTGATCAGGTTTGCCATTTGCAACAAGTGATATATGCAGTTTTTTTTGTGAATGTATCATCATTGTTTTATACCATGAGTGCATTTTTCTAGATGTCTTTAGTGTTCATCTGCATTTATCTCCCGTGCTCGAGAGGAAGTTGTTTTACCAAAAAAAACAGAAGGAAAAAAGAGGTTGAGAAAACAGTAAAAGTAAAATGCAGCACCTTTGTATTTTGGTGGAATGACTGTGGAAAGGTCATAACTTTCTTTGTGAGGCTATCTAATGGGTGACTGGATGGAACCTAGGTGCTATTTATGATGAAATATTTTACTGGGTTTGTCTATATGATTCTAAAGCCATCTATAAAACAAAATACTCCACTCTGGTTTGTTGCTTAAGATATTATCTACTTGATGATGTTACAGGAACTGTTATTGGACCATACCTATAGTTTGTAGCTCCTTACTGCTCCTGTGTTTGAGATCAATGATGCAAGTTCAGTAGACCGTAGGTGCATAGTAGAGTAACTGGTTTGCAGATTCATTCTGACGTGGTCATGCTCACCTTGAAGGTTGACCTGAATCTAAAGTTAGCTGTTGTAATGGATTAGTTCTTGGTAAAGCGTCCTCCTTTCTTTAGAGATTGACTCGTAGTTATCAGACAGGGCTGTGCATTGTGAGTGGAGCAATCAAGAAGTAAAGTCCAATGCCATGGAAAGCAGAGAACCAAATGAGTTAATGCCAGTGCTACCGTCAATGTTAGTTTGCTACATCTCTTCTGTACATATCTAGTTTGTTGTAACTACTGCTTTTGATATTCGTTATACGCCACATAAATTGATTTGTGCTCTGCCTGCAGACTGCAGTTGATTTGTACATAACATCTTTCCCGATTGATTTCATTAGGCAATGCTAGTCGCCCTTGTATAGCTTGTTAATCACATTTCATTGATAGTGGCATTATATTATTGAATCAATGAAAAATGAAAGTTGGAGTATGTTACACACTTACACATCTCCCCTCTTGGTTGTCTTTATGAACTTCATATTTGTTAAACGCTGCTTAGTTCAATTTCCAAGATGGTAAAACACTTGCGTATATAGATAACTGGATTTGATTTCAGGTGTGGGTTATATAATTAGCACTCTCCCAGCCTCCCTACAAGTGTGCACAGGTTCAGACTCTTGTTTTCTCTAGAGGAAACAAGTGCAGTCCTTGTTGGGTTTGGCAAGATCTCTCTCCACCAAATTTGATGTTCATAGGATCATAGTCAATCTGGAATTCTGGATTCCAATTTTCAAGCTGACCTAGAAACCTTAAACACCGAGACACCCTTCTCATAAAAATAGAAGTTATACTAGTTAATTGTCATTGTCCCCTAAATAGTATCCTAAATAGTTGGTACTCGAGGATAATGCCTCACTAATTTATCCACCGAACATGACCAATTACGACGTAACTCATCGACATTATATGAATGTATCGATATACCAAGTAAACTAGTCCAATTAGTGATGCATACTGGTTTTTTAAGTATTGGTAAACAAATCCGAGACAGCTAGCTGCGTTCTTGTATCGAACTAAAACTAGTCGATGGAAGAAACAAAACCTTGAAAATGCAAGATCTTTTGGAGCTAAAGAAGCCCTGGAAAAAGGTGAAAGGAACTAAGGAAGGGTGAGGTTTAGAAAGATTATACTATTTTGGCATGCGTAGCACATGAGAAAGAGGACAGCAGAGGAAGAGAAGATTTGTCAATGACAACCAGATATACTGTCACTGCTTTCTTGTCTTTGGCTATCCCACATAAATTTTTAATAATCGTCGAGATTGGAAATAGAAACTTTTGGAATTTTATATTTGTTTAGTTGTTTTCCCATACTTGAAAAA
Above is a window of Fragaria vesca subsp. vesca linkage group LG7, FraVesHawaii_1.0, whole genome shotgun sequence DNA encoding:
- the LOC101290986 gene encoding E3 ubiquitin-protein ligase At3g02290-like isoform 2 produces the protein MGGCCCSSRKAHLNGAPVYFYCSPALEEEESLTSRDVAASAITAGILVNLGLETSTPDTYRSPPTPLPYDMVFGCPQSTDSDSVRDTNSCSSFKTSTCGDPEESDCKVLENSLPVSPKKLKLSASNEANVLAGEDEDDCPICLEEYERENPEFTTKCGHHYHLSCILEWMERSDACPICDQELLLDHTYSL
- the LOC101290986 gene encoding E3 ubiquitin-protein ligase At3g02290-like isoform 1 — translated: MGGCCCSSRKAHLNGAPVYFYCSPALEEEESLTSRDVAASAITAGILVNLGLETSTPDTYRSPPTPLPYDMVFGCPQSTDSDSVRDTNSCSSFKTSTCGDPEESDCKVLENSLPVSPKKLKLSASNEANVLAGEDEDDCPICLEEYERENPEFTTKCGHHYHLSCILEWMERSDACPICDQVCHLQQVIYAVFFVNVSSLFYTMSAFF